The Juglans microcarpa x Juglans regia isolate MS1-56 chromosome 2S, Jm3101_v1.0, whole genome shotgun sequence genome has a window encoding:
- the LOC121252635 gene encoding transcription factor MYB106-like, with product MGRSPCCDKVGLKKGPWTPEEDQKLLAYIEEYGHGSWRALPAKAGLQRCGKSCRLRWTNYLRPDIKRGKFSLQEEQTIIQLHALLGNRWSAIATHLPKRTDNEIKNYWNTHLKKRLAKMGIDPVTHKPKNDALLSGDGQSKSAANLSHMAQWESARLEAEARLVRESKLRSHSLQHQLGNSGSVPMPPRCLDILKGWNGAWSKSTEGNGGVPAVTAINGSDLESPTSTLTFSENAQTNGVGDNSMPMIEFVGSTSGSSETGAVKEEAEEDNWKPFENSAHVAEYKEGIENSLSFTSSLHDLSISMEGTWTPESLIRTSGSTGHIHFGNVMGDEGFTNLLLNNSDDQISLSDGGDDSDHNGSGSEYCEDNKNYWNSILNLVNSSPLIPQCSKFVKKSGSSSSESHEEVIFYNTVLATRSSS from the exons ATGGGTCGGTCGCCTTGCTGTGACAAGGTGGGCTTGAAGAAAGGGCCATGGACGCCGGAGGAAGATCAAAAGCTCTTAGCTTATATCGAAGAATATGGCCATGGAAGCTGGCGTGCCTTGCCGGCAAAAGCTG GCCTTCAGAGGTGTGGGAAGAGCTGCAGACTGAGATGGACTAATTATCTTAGACCTGATATTAAGAGAGGAAAGTTCAGTTTGCAAGAAGAACAAACTATCATCCAACTCCATGCCCTCCTGGGGAACAG GTGGTCGGCCATAGCTACTCACTTGCCAAAGAGAACAGATAATGAGATCAAGAACTACTGGAATACGCATCTTAAGAAAAGGTTAGCTAAAATGGGGATAGACCCTGTCACCCACAAGCCCAAGAATGATGCATTGCTCTCTGGCGACGGTCAATCCAAGAGTGCAGCCAACCTTAGCCACATGGCCCAGTGGGAGAGTGCTCGGCTCGAAGCCGAAGCTAGACTGGTTAGAGAATCAAAGCTACGTTCACATTCATTACAACATCAGCTCGGTAACTCAGGATCAGTACCTATGCCTCCAAGGTGTCTGGATATACTAAAAGGCTGGAATGGAGCCTGGTCTAAATCAACAGAAGGCAATGGTGGTGTTCCTGCAGTCACAGCAATTAATGGCAGCGACCTTGAGTCTCCAACGTCAACACTTACATTTTCTGAGAATGCGCAGACTAATGGAGTTGGGGACAATTCAATGCCTATGATCGAGTTTGTCGGCTCTACTTCAGGTTCTTCCGAGACCGGAGCTGTCAaagaagaagctgaagaagatAATTGGAAACCCTTTGAAAACTCCGCCCATGTGGCAGAATACAAAGAGGGGATAGAGAATTCATTGTCTTTTACATCTAGTCTCCATGACTTGTCGATCTCTATGGAAGGAACATGGACTCCAGAATCTCTGATCAGGACAAGTGGTAGTACTGGACATATTCATTTCGGAAATGTTATGGGAGATGAGGGGTTCACTAATCTTTTGCTTAACAACTCCGATGATCAGATCAGTTTATCAGATGGAGGAGATGATTCTGATCACAATGGAAGCGGCAGCGAATACTGTGAAGATAACAAGAACTACTGGAATAGCATTCTTAATTTGGTCAATTCTTCCCCTCTGATTCCCCAATGTTCTAAGTTTGTCAAGAAGTCCGGGTCATCATCATCAGAAAGTCATGAAGAAGTGATCTTCTACAACACAGTGCTAGCAACTCGATCCTCAAGCTAA